CCGGCACTTAAGTGTTTTCTAACCCAaatattctattaaaaataaggtgaagatttttttttatttaattagccTATTGAAATCATTCTATGGTCTTGAAATAAAAcgacttccctaattcaacctaaAGTCTGACAAGGTATGACCTAAAAGCAACAAGAGTAGACACACTTATTAATAAGGTATAAAACTCATTATTTCAGAAGCTCAAAGGAAGACAAAATGACTTACTTGAGGTGGTtggacttttcttctttttccagagAAGTTCTAGtttaaaagtaacaaaataatCACTATTTAGAAAACATCCGCATGACTTCCCATACATAAGACTGTGGGAAAGAGACccagaaagcatttgagaaccccaAGCAAATCACCACACTTACCAGGCACTGCCTACAAAGCTCCCCACAGAGGAGGGCACTGTTACAAAGAGTATATAGCAGTGTAACAGCTCCTCTCTGGCAAATCCCTGCTTTCCAGTAGTTAGCAGCTTCTCACAAGTGAGGACCCTCCCACTCTGGAAAACTGACCAAGAGAAGCAACAGTGGCagagacaaaggagaaagaagtagacatacacataacacatgcatatgtgcacacatgcatatgtgcacacaggtaCCTTTGACCATGGAAGGCATTGTGCCAGTCTAAGCAAGCAGCACTTTGTCCCCTCTGTGTGACTCAAGGCAGTGCCTACCTCACCCAATGTTCTTGCTTAGAAACTGACATGCACATGGCCCAATTGTAGCCAATGAGTAAGGAGGGTCTGCTGGGGATTAAAGAGAACTTTTCTGCAAACTTCTCTTGTGAGAAAACAAAGGTTCCTATGGCCTACTGCTGTATGTGgataaaaaaacctaaaaattatAGCAGCCTTGCCATGTATCAATGGAAGAAGCCAACACTAACAGATCCAAAAAAAGCAAGAACTCAAGTCTTGACTTTGCAACTACATCAATCCTGAAAACTGTGTTCTCGTTGTTTTATAATTTCCATATTATATGAGTCGACTTAAATTCATATTTCTTGTAacggggctaaagagatggcacAATGGTAAAACACTTGcccagccctgggttcagtccctggtggtgtatatgcacatgcacgcTTGCCTGAATGTTAGATTCTCATGGACTCACAGAGACAAACTATTCAGCCTTTTGAACTATGATGTAATGAAATCATTGGGTGTCAAATTACTAAATGAACATatctgacaaaaacaaaacaaccccccccaaaaaaaccaaaaacaaaacaaaaataaaaaaaaatccatgatgaATGTACACAgaagaactttttttaaaaaattaggtattttcttcatttatatttcaaatgttatcccaaaagtcccccatactcccccccctcccacttcttggccctggcgttcccctgtactgaggcagataaagtttgcacaaccaatgggcctctctttccactgatgggcgccagcaagattttgctgaaaggacccagatatagctgtctcctgtgaggctatgccggtgcctggcaaacacagaagtggatgctcacagtcagctattggatggatcacagggctcccaatggaggagctagagaaggtacccaaggagctaaagggatctgcaaccctatagggggaacaacaaatgaactaaccagtacccccagagctcgtgtctctagctgcatagaaGAACTTTTAATGAACATACATGACCACAAAGATTAGAAGAAATTAAAACTCAGATTCCCTTTCATGTCAAAAGCTGATCTAAATACCACCTAAGCACGCCTCGTATGAGCAGCTATACTAAATAGCAGTCATTAAGTGCCAGAATGATTAGACTTGGAATAACAGAGCTCAGATAAGTCTGCTCCTCTCTTTGCCAGGCTGAGCTGGGTGCCTATGGTAGGGCACATGGACAGGCGGAGCTTAACTTTAACCTGTCCACTTCAGACTCCTACCTACCTGAAAAATAGCTTTTTAGATACACTTTCCTGTGTGATGCCAACAATTTAATCAATGGAATACTAATAGCTCTGTGTCATGAACAATCACACTATTatcataaaaccaaaataaaaaaaatataccaGAATGAGAACAGGTCTGCAGTGGATCAATGACTTAAAAATACAGTGAATTGAGTCTCTGGGGCTTAGTTTAGGTCTGAATACAATTATTTCACAAGAACGTTTAGATACAGTACATATAATGTATAGATGTTTTTTTAGGTATGGGGATACCTGAGTATAAAGGTAAACATTTTAACAAAGTTTTACACTtgagagaaaatatttagaagttCGCTTAACCAGCAAAACCAGTCACACAGATAATCCACAAATGTCTCTTCATTGTATTTCACACTAGCAGGTAATTTACAGCTAACTTTAGAAAGCCTGTGTCCTAATGAGAGATGATCCTATTACTGTACAACGCAACTTGTGCACTAAGGCAACTCAGAGGTAAGGGGGCTATCTCCTGCAGACCACCTTCTGTTAACCAGCTGTAAAGggcagttaattttatatgtgtaGTATGTTTTCTCTGCCACAATTTAGACCTGCATGTCTTTCTAGCATGAACAATGACATAATATTTAAACTCGATCCCTTGACTCCAATCTCACTCCCACTTGAGCCTCCTAACACTTCAGACAGGGAGCTGTATTTACCTACGTTTCCAACTGGATCCAAATGTTCGCTCATGGCTCAGGTCTAGCACACACTTTTACAGTCTGAAAATACTGTATGGATTGGCCTAAATTTAGCTTTCTCTTCCTCTGACATGTCCCTTAAAGTCAGGAGTTCCATCTAGACATTGCTTTGGAGCAAGAGTCATACATGTTCCAAAGTCTACTACGTAAGCATCAGCCATGCCTACTGTTTGTCCACTTGTTCATGCCAGCTAAAGGTCAGCTTCTTATTTAGTGCAATTCTTGTTAACAGTAGAACTGATGTCATAAGACAGTGTGGTTGTAGCAGATCCTCCAGTGAGACCTTCACTCTGAGTCTAGTTCACAGACTCTCAGTATGGATTTAGTTAATGAAAAAACAGACTACCACGACCTTACTCTTTGGGTTTTTagtttattgtgtatgtgttctACGCTAAGTAGAAGTCACAGAAATGTCAATGCTGTACCCAGAAGCGGTTCTGTCTTTCCAGGCAGGGATGCATTGAAAGCACGTGGCAGGGAAGTGACTGGTGAAGTAGTCATTGCTAAGATTTGTGATAATTTAATGACCAGAGACCAACTAAGAATGAGGAGCCAGTGCTATACCAGCTTAGCTGGGAAATAAGATCCTGAGATGGGGACAGGACTggaaacaaacagagaaaaactGACAGCTGTTGATAATTAGATATGGGAAGAGAGCAAGGAAAAGTCCAGTTTCTGGGTAGTAAAATGATTCTATCATTAACAGAAATGAGGAAATCTAGAGGGGTGATCTATTTTAGTGGAATGTCAATTGAAAAGTAGAGGAGAGTTTGAAGACAGAAATAACAAATAAGTTTCTAAATTATAGGACCCATACTTAAGGCAGTTGAGATAATCTGTGTTGAGAAGCTGGCTGAAACCCAGAGAGTGAGAAGTGGGGACAACACTCCAAGACGTGAGGCTTGTTGACTCCACAGCTGCATTGGAAGGAAGAATTAGAAACAGACACACTTCAGCCAGGTGAGTCATGCATTCACAGGAGGAGAGCTGGGAACAAGTTAGGAAACAGTGGCGCTATGTAAAAAGAGGATTTCTAGATCTTTAAAATCATGTCTCTGAGTGGAAGAAATCCTACAGATTAGTGCTAGAGAGGACATGCAAGTTGTCAGCACAGAACTGGAAAGGTTTAAGCATAGAGACTAACTGTCCTCTAGACCTATGCACAGATATGTCACAAGGCCAAAGGGAAAGAGTTTATGCTGACATCCCATAACAGAGTGAGTCCTCTCTAGCCATACACCTCACCTGGAGTAAAGCTAATCAAGGGTTATCTTCACACTGAGAGGAACCAAGAAGTCTATATGCCCTTCTCTCTACAGAGTAATGTGGACTATATTCCAGCTTCTCCAGTTAGGACATAAGTAAACACTGAGTCCTATATGTCTTAAGAATTGACCttttgttggaaattgaatttctgAACTATGAAAAGATTTTACTTGAAATGTTTTTATATAGATTCACATGTAGATGGATTCTAAACTTGTAGAATCTTCTAGAAACTGGATAGAGGTTGACTATCCTAAGTATCATTGAAGCATACCATATAAAAAGGTAAAAATTAATAGgaaaaaattatatttgattCATGGAACAAAATGAGCACTAAAATTCTTTCCATTTGATAAAAACCAAACTCCCTAATAAGGTAttataaaaagcagaaaattatgaAAAGCATCAATATGTACTGCAtcttttggttttggagacagggttttcctgtgtggtcttggctgtctggaacttactctgtaccagactggcctcaaattcagaggtctgcctgcctccgcctcccaagcactggattaaaggtgtggccaccACTGGTATGTGTTGAATCTTTTaatgcaattattttaaaaatgtgaccgGTGAACATGGAAATGTTTTAAGATAGCAATTCAACGTTTTTAAGACTGAAGTGTGCTAGTATATTTAAAAGATTCAAACTTTATGAGTATTCCTAAAGACTAGTTTTGAATCACAATACTTGAAAACTGCACATACAAGGTAAATACACTCTGCTCCCACTGTGCCCGCTCTCACTAGAGAACCAATCACTGATGTTTCCACATCtctgtcttttcttgtttttcttcttttagctttgctgagactgagtttctctgtgtagccctggctgtcctgaaactcactttgtagaccaggctggcctcgaactcagaaatccacatgcctctgcctcctgagtgctgggattaaagatgagtgccaccactcctggccccACATCTGTTTCTTGTTCTCCTTTGAACCTCTCCACAGTTCATCACTGGGACACACAGAATGGACTAGACATCAagtgagtaagtaaataaatgaaaagggcATGGCTGATGGTTAGTTAGTAGACTTTGAAAGGAAGCTGACACAGAAGATTTGAGAGTTCAAGCTACAGGTTATATAGTGAGAATCTGTCTCAGaacttaaacaaacaacaaaacaagaagagaagTACGTCATCAGATGGTGAGAAGCAGTGAGCTCAGGGTTTGATGTGCCAAATATTGATGTGCCAAAGAAGGTTCTTATTAGGAAACCAGTTTCTCATGTCCTTGAGAAAGGGGGTTAAGGATGGATGAACGAATGCACGAACAAGAGAGCGGAGGAATTATATAAATACAGGCCAGTCTAAGAAAAATGGGTGAGAGTACCAGGCACGGCCTGTTCAGTTGTGAGAAATGTAGCTACTTATGAGCTGAGTGAAACGGTCCTGAGGGACAGATCATCAAGACAAAGAACTATGTCACAAGACAGCCGCGACAGAGTCGCAGGCTGGACCACCAAAGGCTAAGTTAAGACAACGTGAAGCTGGCTCAACAGAATTTCCATAGGTGGGGACAAGTGTCCCTGCGCTGTAAAATATTCAGAATCAGAGTCCTTAAAGAGGCAGATACTCACCCTCATGGTACTGAGTCCTCATCTCTCAATTTTAAAAGTGGTCCGAATGTGGGTCAATGAGTACATTATTACACAGTGAAAATCTTTAAAGTAACACTTGGTTTTTAGAAGACATTAATACTTACTACAGATTGGAAGTATTCAGGAGAGATGCCCTCCAATTCAAGGATTTTATCTTCAAGCTTTTTAATTCTTTGGTAGATGTCTCTTGGTACTGGGCCACCTAAATGCATAGGAAAAAATGCTGAAATCTTAATAGTTCTGTtttcttatcatttttatttttaaaatatcatgcaAATACACTtatatataacaacaacaacaaaacacttaaAACTTAAGAAAATAAGCAGACGAAAGCAAAATCAATTGAACTCCTTAGCTCATGGCTTCCTCCTTAGCTCAGAGTTCTGTTCTGCATTCTTTGAGACAAATTAGAGACTTCTGCTTTCTAaatgctgcctctgcttcccaagttgtTACAGTTTTTTTGTGAGATTCACCTTCTGAGATACTGACTAGTTTCTAATAGGTGTTGGTACTCAGGAGGGAAATCCTGCAGTGAGAAGATGACAGTTCCACTTGATGACTGTGCTATGTCCCATCATTTTCTTCAGCTTCTATTTCTTCTAGCATGATATACTTTGTCCTTTGACCTAGAATAATGTTTAAAGGGCTTTTCCCATCAAGGTCAAGGAGGAAGGCATAGTGTATTAAAGATATGATGTAAACACACAGCTCACTACTACATTCTGACTCTTTCTACTCCTTCAACCTCACATGCAGCCTCCCTGGTCTAGAGCACCACAGGCTCTCCTGGGTAAGTGGTGAGCTTGCTATATGTATGAGAGCAACAGACAACTATTAAAGAAGTTTTACCTAGGGTAGAAACAGTTATCAGATATGAGCCTGAAAAACTGCGCTTTGGCTAGAGGATGAAAAGTGACCTCTAGGAGGACGTTCAGTGACAAGTGAAGACAGAGGCCACAGACACTTCATCTACAGCagtagatggagagagggaagtcaAACATCTAGGGGCATTACAAGGAGAATCAACCCCCAACTGTCATTTCCTATGACGTCTTGGGCAAATGTTTGAACTTCAGTCTTACCAGCTCTCCAACAGTGACAGCACCAACGCCTCCACAGAGAACTATTAAGTGCTATGCTGGCATAGGCATGACATGTTCACACTGACTAACAGTACTGTTCAATAAATATGGGTTCATTTtccctaggcatttattcatttatatgtttATTGTCTGTGAGTGCATAGAGGACCAAGACCACAATTATCCATATTTTGTAGTTGGTGACTAATAATAATTAGAGTTGTCAGACAATTTCCGAAATTGGCCATAGTAAAATATTACATTCATCTTCTGTTGTAACTTTAATAAACGGAGGCTAAAAGAGTTTATTTAGAATCTGTTTCCCAAGTAGAGAGAAGTATAAGGATAGGAGCATAAGGACCAAGAAGCTTATAGATTCTTTGGCTGCTTTATGTACCTAGAATGATGGCTTAGAGTAAATTTTCAAGGAAAATCTGGAATCTAAATGAATCTAATTCCCTTAAGACTTGCAAAGACACATCACAGATATGACCCAGCTCTCCACTTACCTGTCTGCAATCGCAGGTGAGCCTCAATATTCTGGAGTCGTTCTTCTACCGCCTGATTACCACAATCTCGAAGCATGCCTGTAGGTTTGTGACCTGACCCTGCAATTCCTTCAGGTCTAGTCTGTGGTCCATATGTATTCACAACTCTAGAAACTAAGTTAAGAAGTTTTTAGCCTATGTAAATTTATGTTTCAAGAACAGAAATTCTCTCTCCTAAAGAGTACTTTATATTCTTTCCACAatggtaaaagaaagaaagaaagaaagaaagaaagaaagagagagagagagagagagagagagagagagaaaagagaagaaaagaaagaaaaaaggaaaagcaaatgcTTTTGTTTGAGAATAAAGTTTAGATGGGAAAGGCATTCTTACTCCACATTGTACAGCGGCTATAACAAACTTCTGCCAGTGATGGAGACACTGAACGGTGGCCACTCACTTACCCTTTACATGACTTTTAAATCCAGGATAAGGAGTAAAGACAGCATCAGTTCTTGCACAACTATTTTCTAGGGAGAATTTGGATAGACTTAGTTTAAATATGTTCTTAATTACAGATGTACAAGGTTATGTTAAACTTCTAGTAATTCACATTTTATTCAtaagagaatttaaaataaaagtaataacatTAGTGTGACATACAGGGATACTTTGAGTGATCTTCACCCCCAGAATTGAATCACATGCAATATCTGTACCTAGTGTTCAGATTTACATATAGAAAACTATTACCATTAGGTGGCACAACTTCTAATAGTCTTTAATGAAAATCAATGACTAAGAACCACACAGATTACTAAGAACCATTATATAActcatatattatataacacCAGACTCTAACTCTATCACATAAGAACCATTATGTAACTCATATATTATATAGCACCAGACTCTAACTCTATCACATAAGCAGAACCCACTCTACCAAATTATCTTAAGTTTTTCAACATCCTTGTTCATAACAAATTAGTGACATCTACCAGGGGGACTAACTGTATGTCTCAGACTTTTTATCTTAGAACTCCACATTTAACAAAAGGCCCTGAAACCGTGAGTACAATATACAATGAAAGCTCAAGTGCAATACAAACTTTAAAATTCCTAATCAAAAAACTCCTTTTAatcctactttttaaaaactgtgattTTGGGAAAAATATGCTGTGAAAATGTTTCTAATATTTGTACCAAAGTGAAAACTACAATTTCTTCCAAATTATGTCTCaacaaataatttataaaaaagaaattagaaatatgTTAAAATAATCTATACTATTAAATATTAGCATAATCattatatatgaacacatataaaataatgacATATAGAAATACAGATTAATGCTTGAAGTAACAGTAAAGCTATACATTGGCTGTAAATTTTGTTAAATTCCCatattattttgtaaaaaaaaaaaaaaagcatatgacATGAGTTAAAATCCTTTGTTAATCCATAAAATccgatttttttaaaaactgaacttTTTTCTTAGACCAACTGAAaggtctttaaaaaatacagcaacacattaaaatttattttttaagcttAAGTCTAACAGACCTGTGATAAACTGAAgtataaataaaattgtaaacctacttaatcatttatatttaaagattaaacactcattttcttttccttggaaACACTTCAAAATACATGTAAGGGGGTCTACacttctttctattctttcatTGGTCtaagggatttttttaaaaagctaccaTCCATTCCAGGGCTACATTGCAAATGCACAGAGCCATCAGAGAGCATGCAGCATAGTGTGGGGACAGGGAATGCTCGTCACTCTCCACAGCAATTCTGGCTAGCACTGTTTTGAGCCAGCAAGGACTGAATGGGCTTAGGAGTCCTGCTGAGCATTTCAATTCTTGTCAATTTCTATCCCCTGGTGGTTTATAATAATAGAGTTAGCAGGAGGAACAGAGGAATAACATTAGTGACACATGTCCTTGCTCCCTCAACAAACCCTTTCTCTTGAGGCGTGTACAGCTGGATTGCCACACCTGAGATTTTCCACTGTTACACCTGCTCTAAAGAGCTAATTCTAGGGATCCACACAAGCTAAAGCAGAAAAGTTTAATTTAGAATCCACAGTAAGCCCACGTTATTATGTTAAGAGTGTCACATATCAATGTGATTATGAGTCATTTCCAGGTTCAACGGACAATTTCATGTTTATAATCATTAACTAAGAGATATTAATGGCAGTAAGAAAAAAATGGTCAACCCAATTACAAaccttttttcataatttttttctaagaacTACTTACAGTCTGGTTATTACAAAGCTAACTGGTTATGATCTGTGGCAATCTACACAGTCTATGGGGTTCTGCAGGTCCTCTGCAGACCTGGAAACACTGTAGCCCCAAAcgaagaggaaagggagacagaggcgAAACGGCAAAGGTGAGACAGCAGTGTGAAAAGGGAGAGGCCTGGGGCTGAGGCTCCACAGGACTTCATGGCAAGCTGGGTGTATCCACCATGAAACTCAGGAGTCAGGAGAAAACTGCTCCCTTGTGAGGGGTGCAAGTAGTGCTACTAGGTTCGCTGGTTCACCTTCACTTTCTAAAGGAACTCTGATCTTCTTGAACCTGTGGTAAACATCTGTCTCTAGAGTTCGGCCTTCACTTGGATTTTTTATGTAACCAAAATGAGAATCAGTTTGGCAACAGAGCCCATTACTAAATAAAGGAAAATTCTACTACCTTAATTATCAACTAAACACCTGCAAAATAGAATCTTGTTCTTAATgttatatgtttttaaaacaaaatattatagcAGTTGTCAAGATGTTTAaaattctgttaaaaaaaaaaacttgtagttACCTTGATTACAATCAATAACATTGCAAAATTCCCTGACATTGTTTTCATTGATTTCAGCTTGTTTTCTCTCAATAAATGCAGATATTCGTCTGTCAATctaaaacaacaaataatttAACAATCTAAACACAACAGAACTTTTCAAAGTAATGTTACCCTGACCCGTGTACCTGTCCACACTCACTTCTGCTTTTCCAGCCTTGATCTGAACTACTTCTGGGTCaaaaaggttttgtgtctttttcaCATCTCCTACATCACAGTCTTTGGGCTTCCCTTCATCTTGTAGGTCCTCGGTGGGATGTATGGCTCTTAGTTCActcttggtctctgcttctgtctgtcttaTCTCTGTAGCTGTTgagttttctttcattaaagacTGAAGTTTTGCTAAAAaaggctggaaagaacacagttaCATCTGTTCAGGTTCAAACTCATCTCAGCTAGTGATAGATTTATCTAAGCTGCTGCTACAGAAATGAATATTATCAGTTATTAAACATAAAAAGCTGGCATACAAGGACACACAGATCTTAACACACACAGGTTTGCTGTTTTCTACTACTGTACATTGCCCTTATCATTTactgtacatttatttttaaaaaagaagaaaagaaagaaaacctgaggacatttaaatttttctttgaggaaatcattcTGTCATTCATCTTTTATTTTGTGCTAAATCAAAGCCTCAGACTCTGGCCTGGATGCCTCTTAATTAACATGTCATTCAGAACACTAGGCTGAGTGTTCTCCCTCCTTAGCAGGAGGGCAGTGCTCACTCAGCAAAGCCCTGCATTATCACTGTATCGCTGAGACTCTCCACTTCAAAGTACAGTTGGCCAAAATGAATGAGAGAGCATGGATATGAAGTATATAGGTGTTACCCTGAGTGAATAGTCAGCCTTTCTCTGTCATAGTATGATATCTTATTGGGACATGAAATGAAATTTCACAAAAGAAAATGCACAcggggagaagaaagagaaaggaaggaaggaaggaaggaaggaaggaaggaaggaagataggtagatagaaagaaagaaaacaaaacatgctaTACACGTTGGAAACAGATCATTCCAACTACagtaggttaaaaaaaatgtcttcataaTGGAAATTCACTTCCTTTCCTGTCATCCCCACCTGGATATGGTCCACATTTGAGTTCTATAGCTCATCACTTGCCCTTTAAACAAAGTGTTAACTGTTATTTTTATCATGAAACACAGCTAAACATCCCAGAAAGTACTCTTCTGAAATCTTCTAACATCTTCAACAGGGTAAAGTGACCAGAAAAAGCAGTTCTGCTTATCCTGATGAGAGAAAACCTCCAACTCCCATCAATTACACTCGCAGAGAtgttaaacaacaacagcaaggtTATAATACTGTTCATTTCTTAaactgaaatattaaaaatgtaacaATACCATTATAAATAATTCAATATTGACTTCCAATAAAGgataaattatttcaaattattaagaTGAAATAGTGACTGGCTACTCACTAAGATGAAACATTAATGTCACAgaaattactttctttttaaaaactatgctGAAACTGTTTAATTGCAATAGACACTCCAGGATGTATCATGCTGGGATAATGCCACTTCTTGAACCACTGAAAGCACTCCATGAGCCTCCAAACTCACCCAAGGCATGGAATCATTATCATAGCATGACTCACACCTGCCGTGTCTTATTGCTTAATTATAACCCACCATAGATGAACTGTATTGAATTTTCAGCAAAGCCTAGAATTGAATAGAATTGCATTTATTCAATCTCATACCCACATTGGCCTATTGGGCTATATTCTCATAACTATTCCGATCACTAGTGAAATTAACAGACCTAGACTCAATATGGATTTTAATAACCTTTTATTAATAATACTGTTAACAGAATGTTGAGGTAGAACTGAAAAATACTCCAGTTAATTTAACTATAGGTAATTTCTATTTTCAATATCCAGTAAATATTTCTAATATGAAATTTACCTGTAAATACAAAACGTGTTGTTCAAGTGCAGTAAGGAGCAGTGCAGGCTGGGATGCTGAGAGGCTCTGGAGCCTGTTCCAATCGATTGTAATTTTCACCACATCATCTCTGAGGTTAAGC
The nucleotide sequence above comes from Mus musculus strain C57BL/6J chromosome 12, GRCm38.p6 C57BL/6J. Encoded proteins:
- the Mbip gene encoding MAP3K12-binding inhibitory protein 1 isoform X2; its protein translation is MKENSTATEIRQTEAETKSELRAIHPTEDLQDEGKPKDCDVGDVKKTQNLFDPEVVQIKAGKAEIDRRISAFIERKQAEINENNVREFCNVIDCNQENSCARTDAVFTPYPGFKSHVKVSRVVNTYGPQTRPEGIAGSGHKPTGMLRDCGNQAVEERLQNIEAHLRLQTGGPVPRDIYQRIKKLEDKILELEGISPEYFQSVNFSGKRRKVQPPQQNYSLAELDEKISALKRALLRKSREADSMAAHLP
- the Mbip gene encoding MAP3K12-binding inhibitory protein 1 isoform X3, producing MKENSTATEIRQTEAETKSELRAIHPTEDLQDEGKPKDCDVGDVKKTQNLFDPEVVQIKAGKAEIDRRISAFIERKQAEINENNVREFCNVIDCNQENSCARTDAVFTPYPGFKSHVKVSRVVNTYGPQTRPEGIAGSGHKPTGMLRDCGNQAVEERLQNIEAHLRLQTGGPVPRDIYQRIKKLEDKILELEGISPEYFQSVNFSGKRRKVQPPQNYSLAELDEKISALKRALLRKSREADSMAAHLP
- the Mbip gene encoding MAP3K12-binding inhibitory protein 1 isoform X5, with the protein product MAAAAELSSSSGSERSLEQCSSPLLTREVLCEVFRSLHTLTRQLNLRDDVVKITIDWNRLQSLSASQPALLLTALEQHVLYLQPFLAKLQSLMKENSTATEIRQTEAETKSELRAIHPTEDLQDEGKPKDCDVGDVKKTQNLFDPEVVQIKAGKAEIDRRISAFIERKQAEINENNVREFCNVIDCNQENSCARTDAVFTPYPGFKSHVKVSRVVNTYGPQTRPEGIAGSGHKPTGMLRDCGNQAVEERLQNIEAHLRLQTELLWKKKKSPTTSTELFTG
- the Mbip gene encoding MAP3K12-binding inhibitory protein 1 — its product is MAAAAELSSSSGSERSLEQCSSPLLTREVLCEVFRSLHTLTRQLNLRDDVVKITIDWNRLQSLSASQPALLLTALEQHVLYLQPFLAKLQSLMKENSTATEIRQTEAETKSELRAIHPTEDLQDEGKPKDCDVGDVKKTQNLFDPEVVQIKAGKAEIDRRISAFIERKQAEINENNVREFCNVIDCNQENSCARTDAVFTPYPGFKSHVKVSRVVNTYGPQTRPEGIAGSGHKPTGMLRDCGNQAVEERLQNIEAHLRLQTGGPVPRDIYQRIKKLEDKILELEGISPEYFQSVNFSGKRRKVQPPQQNYSLAELDEKISALKRALLRKSREADSMAAHLP
- the Mbip gene encoding MAP3K12-binding inhibitory protein 1 isoform X1; translation: MAAAAELSSSSGSERSLEQCSSPLLTREVLCEVFRSLHTLTRQLNLRDDVVKITIDWNRLQSLSASQPALLLTALEQHVLYLQPFLAKLQSLMKENSTATEIRQTEAETKSELRAIHPTEDLQDEGKPKDCDVGDVKKTQNLFDPEVVQIKAGKAEIDRRISAFIERKQAEINENNVREFCNVIDCNQENSCARTDAVFTPYPGFKSHVKVSRVVNTYGPQTRPEGIAGSGHKPTGMLRDCGNQAVEERLQNIEAHLRLQTGGPVPRDIYQRIKKLEDKILELEGISPEYFQSVNFSGKRRKVQPPQNYSLAELDEKISALKRALLRKSREADSMAAHLP
- the Mbip gene encoding MAP3K12-binding inhibitory protein 1 isoform X4 — translated: MAAAAELSSSSGSERSLEQCSSPLLTREVLCEVFRSLHTLTRQLNLRDDVVKITIDWNRLQSLSASQPALLLTALEQHVLYLQPFLAKLQSLMKENSTATEIRQTEAETKSELRAIHPTEDLQDEGKPKDCDVGDVKKTQNLFDPEVVQIKAGKAEKIVVQELMLSLLLILDLKVM